A single genomic interval of Spinacia oleracea cultivar Varoflay chromosome 6, BTI_SOV_V1, whole genome shotgun sequence harbors:
- the LOC130463463 gene encoding uncharacterized protein, whose product MVFSLSFLRLVDSSILVPVSGRAKISRMSVGCNTWPNGQSYSISQVYKKLLPEVVPPYWSTFIWTRSVVPKHRFILWLAMLKRLPTCARLFHIGISDSDACVICGNAAETQDHIFGSCTYAIGCFSAVMQWLQIPYRTVGLDTLCRWIRNGYKASQWRKHVLLVAVAATVYMIWQVRNKGY is encoded by the exons ATGG TTTTCTCCCTTTCCTTTTTACGTCTCGTTGATTCATCAATATTAGTACCAGTTAGTGGCAGAGCCAAGATTTCACGGATG TCTGTTGGATGTAATACTTGGCCTAATGGTCAGTCTTACTCCATTTCTCAAGTGTACAAAAAGTTGCTCCCAGAGGTTGTTCCACCTTACTGGTCCACTTTTATCTGGACAAGGAGTGTGGTTCCTAAACACAGGTTTATATTATGGCTGGCTATGCTGAAAAGACTCCCTACTTGTGCAAGACTGTTCCATATTGGCATCAGTGATTCTGATGCCTGTGTGATCTGTGGGAATGCAGCTGAAACTCAAGACCATATTTTTGGTTCTTGCACCTATGCCATAGGTTGCTTCTCTGCTGTCATGCAGTGGTTACAGATTCCTTATAGAACTGTTGGTCTGGACACTTTGTGCAGATGGATTAGAAATGGTTACAAAGCCTCACAGTGGAGGAAGCATGTTCTCCTTGTTGCAGTTGCTGCCACAGTTTACATGATCTGGCAAGTAAGGAACAAAGGGTATTGA
- the LOC110800974 gene encoding dof zinc finger protein DOF2.4, which translates to MVFSSVPLYLDPPNWQQHPNHQQLLQSNNNNGSVGNNNHDHQNHQQHLLQPPSIPQHPGQSPMGMGGGGGGGQLMRPNSMAEKARQAKIPPPEAPLKCPRCDSSNTKFCYFNNYSLTQPRHFCKSCRRYWTRGGALRNVPVGGGCRRNKRSSSKSSGGGGGGGGGSGSSSSKSSLSSPTRIGMVGGERIPLHMDLVSTSGLGPNFTGLPSGGGGSGGMSSFMASLQNIAQLGMGNLGLSFGGGLNTPPHHPLGGLGGLSGGVGNEHHHHHHHQHQLDFPQLNQNSVNNQQQVHQFPNFLGGFEIPGSSAGAGLYTSSFQNDQQGIDDDDEHQHQHQHQHQHQNQQNENDDQVNNLQKSCPSTMMSQLAPVKTESDAQRLNLAKQFMGISTSDPNNNNNNNNNATGHQFWGGNIGNNNNSAGATSMWTDLSGLNSSSTSHLL; encoded by the exons ATGGTTTTCTCTTCAGTTCCACTCTATTTAGATCCTCCCAATTGGCAACAG CACCCTAATCATCAGCAACTTCTCCAAAGTAATAATAACAATGGTTCAGTTGGAAATAACAACCATgatcatcaaaatcatcaacaacATCTCCTTCAACCACCATCTATACCTCAACATCCCGGCCAATCTCCGATGGGgatgggtggtggtggtggcggaggACAACTTATGCGGCCTAACTCGATGGCGGAAAAAGCACGCCAAGCAAAGATCCCCCCACCAGAAGCTCCACTAAAGTGTCCGAGGTGTGATTCTTCAAACACCAAGTTCTGCTACTTCAACAACTATAGCCTTACACAGCCCCGACACTTTTGCAAGTCGTGTAGGCGGTATTGGACACGTGGTGGGGCCCTTAGGAACGTTCCTGTGGGTGGTGGTTGTAGGAGGAACAAAAGATCCTCTAGTAAGTCCTCCGGAggaggaggtggtggtggtggtggtagtgGTTCTTCGTCTTCTaaatcttctctctcctctccaacCAGAATCGGGATGGTAGGAGGGGAGAGAATACCTCTACACATGGATTTAGTTAGTACAAGTGGTCTTGGCCCTAATTTCACCGGGCTTCCCTCAGGCGGAGGTGGGTCAGGGGGGATGTCGTCGTTCATGGCATCTTTACAAAACATAGCTCAATTAGGGATGGGAAATTTAGGTCTGAGTTTTGGTGGGGGCCTCAACACACCTCCTCATCACCCTCTAGGAGGATTAGGAGGGTTGTCTGGTGGAGTTGGAAAtgagcatcatcatcatcatcatcatcaacatcagtTGGATTTTCCTCAACTAAACCAGAATTCAGTTAATAATCAACAACAAGTACATCAATTCCCTAACTTCTTAGGGGGTTTTGAAATCCCTGGTTCTTCAGCTGGTGCTGGATTATACACATCCTCTTTTCAAAATGATCAACAAGGAATCGACGACGATGATGAgcatcaacatcaacatcaacatcaacatcaacatcaaaATCAACAGAATGAGAATGATGATCAGGTTAATAATCTGCAAAAGAGTTGCCCATCTACTATGATGTCGCAACTCGCACCGGTGAAGACGGAGAGTGATGCGCAAAGGCTAAATCTAGCCAAACAATTCATGGGAATTTCAACTTCAGATCcaaataataacaacaataataataataatgcaaCGGGTCATCAATTTTGGGGTGGTAACAttggcaacaacaacaactcaGCTGGTGCTACTAGCATGTGGACCGATCTCTCAGGCCTTAACTCTTCTTCCACTAGCCATCTCTTATGA